In Arachis stenosperma cultivar V10309 chromosome 1, arast.V10309.gnm1.PFL2, whole genome shotgun sequence, one DNA window encodes the following:
- the LOC130975310 gene encoding galactoside 2-alpha-L-fucosyltransferase-like, with protein sequence MKRLITIRNVEEGGDDTDDALKNLNLNLSSDLEKKNNTTTLPLMRLMGFFLVSFMLFSVLFSLSVVLRDPPSDAVLEASPTITTTVFQQQGVNNISSDSVEKPIDKLIGGLLIDGFDERSCLSRYQTANYHKGLSAKPSSYLISRLRKYEALHKQCGPYTEAYNKTVKELRSGQFSKSSPCKYVVWISFSGLGNRILTLASAFLYALLTDRVLLVDPGVDMVDLFCEPFPEVSWFLPPDFPLKSQFHGFNQKSEQCYGKILKNNSVASSTLPPSFLYLHLVHDYDDEDKLFFCDEQQNFLKKVPWLLIKTDNYFTPSLFLMPSFEQELKDLFPNKETIFHFLGRYLLHPTNNVWGLVVRYYESYLANANERVGIQIRVFDTDPGPFQHVLDQILACTLKENLLPDVNREDDIVSPSETPKSKAVLMTSLNAGYFEKVRDMYWEYPTVTGEVVGIYQPSHEGHQQSEKQIHNQKAWAEMYLLSLSDVLVTSSWSTFGYVAQGLGGLKPWILYKPENRTAPNPPCRRAMSMEPCFHAPPFYDCRAKRGIDTGELVPHVRHCEDMSWGLKLVDRDNFD encoded by the exons ATGAAAAGGCTCATTACAATTAGGAATGTGGAAGAAGGTGGTGATGACACTGATGATGCATTGAAGAATCTGAATCTGAATCTGTCCTCAgatttggagaagaagaataataCTACTACTCTCCCTCTTATGCGTTTGATGGGGTTCTTTCTTGTTTCTTTCATGCTCTTCTCTGTGCTCTTCTCACTCTCTGTTGTTCTTAGAGACCCTCCCTCTGATGCTGTTCTAGAAGCTTCACCCACTATTACTACTACTGTCTTTCAGCAACAAG GTGTGAACAATATTTCCTCTGATTCTGTTGAGAAGCCAATTGATAAACTGATTGGTGGCCTTCTAATCGATGGATTCGATGAAAGATCTTGTCTCAGCAGGTATCAAACAGCCAATTATCACAAAGGACTATCAGCTAAACCTTCTTCTTACCTTATTTCTAGGCTAAGAAAATATGAAGCTCTACACAAACAATGTGGACCTTATACCGAAGCTTATAACAAAACTGTGAAAGAACTCAGGTCTGGTCAGTTTTCCAAGTCCTCACCTTGTAAATATGTTGTGTGGATTTCATTTAGTGGATTGGGGAATAGGATATTGACCCTAGCTTCTGCATTTCTTTATGCTCTCCTTACGGACCGAGTTCTGCTGGTCGATCCGGGAGTGGATATGGTTGATCTCTTTTGTGAACCATTCCCAGAAGTGTCCTGGTTTCTCCCTCCTGATTTTCCTCTCAAAAGTCAGTTTCATGGTTTCAATCAGAAATCTGAACAATGTTAtggaaaaatattgaaaaacaACTCGGTTGCGAGTTCAACTTTGCCGCCGTCTTTTCTCTACCTTCATCTAGTCCATGACTATGATGATGAAGACAAGCTTTTCTTCTGTGATGAACAACAAAATTTCCTCAAGAAAGTACCATGGTTACTCATCAAAACAGATAATTACTTCACTCCATCTCTATTCTTGATGCCGTCTTTCGAGCAGGAACTGAAGGACCTATTCCCAAACAAAGAAACAATTTTCCACTTCTTGGGCAGATACTTACTCCACCCAACAAACAACGTGTGGGGACTAGTTGTAAGATACTACGAGTCTTATTTAGCCAATGCCAATGAAAGAGTTGGCATACAAATTCGAGTGTTCGACACAGATCCTGGCCCATTCCAACATGTATTGGATCAAATCTTAGCTTGTACATTGAAGGAGAATCTCTTGCCGGATGTTAACCGCGAAGACGACATAGTGAGTCCATCAGAAACACCGAAATCGAAAGCGGTGCTAATGACATCCTTAAATGCTGGCTATTTTGAAAAGGTAAGGGACATGTATTGGGAATATCCTACTGTGACAGGAGAAGTTGTTGGAATTTACCAACCAAGCCATGAAGGACATCAACAATCCGAGAAACAGATTCATAACCAAAAAGCTTGGGCCGAAATGTACCTCTTAAGTTTGAGTGATGTGTTGGTTACTAGTTCTTGGTCTACTTTTGGATATGTTGCTCAAGGTCTTGGAGGCTTGAAGCCTTGGATACTCTACAAGCCCGAGAACCGAACTGCTCCGAATCCTCCTTGCCGGCGTGCCATGTCAATGGAACCGTGTTTCCATGCTCCTCCATTCTATGACTGCAGGGCTAAGAGAGGAATTGACACAGGTGAACTTGTTCCTCATGTGAGGCACTGTGAAGATATGAGTTGGGGTCTTAAGCTTGTAGACAGAGAcaattttgattaa